A window from Pseudooceanicola algae encodes these proteins:
- a CDS encoding LysR substrate-binding domain-containing protein — MTLEQLRIFIAVAEREHVTEAARALNLTQSATSAAIAALEERHDIRLFDRVGRGIALTALGRDFLPEARAVLARAEDAAAFLATSTGLQRGALRLVASQTVANYWLPPVMQGFHAAYPGIDLNLRILNTHDAGEAVAMGAADLGFVEDEVTSPAFTLLPAADDQLVVVSAAPVADLAAANWVLREPGSGTRAILAQALKAAGITPRVYMELPSNEAVRAAVEAGSGVSALSRVVVETSLAAGRLVEIAFPIPPRRFHALRPAQRHVSRATQAFLDHALG; from the coding sequence ATGACTCTGGAACAGTTGCGCATCTTCATCGCCGTCGCCGAACGGGAACATGTGACCGAAGCCGCGCGCGCCCTGAACCTGACCCAGTCGGCCACCAGCGCGGCCATTGCGGCGCTGGAGGAACGCCACGACATCCGCCTGTTCGACCGGGTCGGACGCGGCATCGCCCTGACCGCCCTCGGGCGTGATTTCCTGCCCGAAGCGCGGGCGGTCCTGGCCCGCGCCGAGGACGCCGCCGCCTTCCTTGCGACCTCGACCGGGTTGCAGCGCGGGGCCTTGCGGCTGGTCGCCAGCCAGACGGTCGCGAACTATTGGCTGCCCCCGGTCATGCAGGGCTTTCACGCCGCCTACCCCGGCATTGACCTCAATCTGCGCATCCTCAACACCCATGACGCCGGAGAGGCCGTCGCCATGGGTGCCGCCGACCTTGGCTTTGTCGAGGACGAGGTCACCTCGCCCGCCTTCACCCTGCTGCCTGCGGCGGACGATCAGCTTGTCGTGGTTTCGGCCGCCCCGGTCGCGGATCTGGCGGCGGCCAACTGGGTGCTGCGCGAACCCGGCTCCGGCACGCGGGCGATCCTTGCGCAGGCGCTGAAGGCCGCCGGGATCACGCCACGGGTCTATATGGAGCTGCCCTCGAACGAAGCAGTCCGCGCGGCGGTCGAAGCGGGCAGCGGGGTTTCGGCCCTGTCGCGGGTTGTCGTGGAAACCTCGCTCGCGGCGGGGCGATTGGTGGAGATCGCCTTTCCCATCCCGCCACGGCGGTTTCACGCCCTGCGTCCTGCACAGCGCCATGTCAGCCGCGCGACACAGGCCTTTCTGGATCACGCGCTTGGGTAA
- a CDS encoding DUF3500 domain-containing protein, whose translation MSRRLELVGGAALAVTLALPAFAQEAHDGPPPMSEEDQAISAALQTRMGDTSTLMETVPIPESAAECGDTPGYERMLCLIDLLKADVSDENLERLQLGYSRTEAEYWSNLPAGAFPKRPGVLLGELNTKQRGLVKAIMMEATSHEVDEGFDEMVQTLNADDYINTVSTDYKAGYSSFNTKFAFLGTPGDSGVWELYYGGHHMGFANTYVDGVLAGATPSFRGVEPFPYFEMNGRVNHPLTQERDAFATLLSTLSDDQRTTATLEGTYRDILAGPQADDAVPDSVEGLAVSELDKDQQALLLTAIRTYVGDITEPEASAYMAKYTAELPETYLGYSGTEQISAEDDYVRVHGPSLWIEFSLQSNKSTEKVGNHPHSVWRDLTNDYGGQTE comes from the coding sequence ATGTCCCGACGTCTTGAACTGGTCGGAGGAGCCGCGCTTGCCGTGACCCTGGCCCTGCCCGCATTCGCCCAGGAGGCCCACGACGGCCCGCCCCCGATGTCCGAAGAAGACCAGGCCATCAGTGCCGCCCTTCAGACCCGCATGGGCGACACCAGTACCTTGATGGAAACCGTACCCATCCCCGAAAGCGCAGCCGAGTGCGGCGATACGCCGGGCTACGAGCGGATGCTCTGCCTGATCGACCTGCTGAAGGCCGATGTGTCTGACGAGAACCTGGAACGCCTGCAGCTTGGATATTCCCGCACCGAAGCGGAATACTGGAGCAACCTGCCCGCCGGGGCCTTCCCCAAGCGGCCCGGCGTCCTGCTGGGCGAGTTGAACACCAAGCAGCGCGGTCTGGTCAAGGCGATCATGATGGAAGCCACCAGCCATGAGGTCGACGAAGGTTTCGACGAGATGGTGCAGACGCTGAACGCGGATGATTACATCAACACCGTCAGCACCGACTACAAGGCCGGCTATTCGTCGTTCAACACCAAGTTCGCCTTCCTCGGAACGCCCGGCGACTCCGGTGTCTGGGAGCTTTACTACGGCGGACACCACATGGGTTTTGCCAATACCTATGTCGATGGCGTGCTGGCCGGGGCCACGCCGTCCTTCCGGGGTGTCGAACCCTTCCCCTATTTCGAGATGAATGGCCGGGTGAACCACCCACTGACCCAGGAACGCGATGCCTTCGCCACGCTGCTTAGCACGCTTTCGGACGATCAGCGCACCACCGCCACACTGGAAGGCACCTATCGCGACATCCTGGCCGGACCGCAGGCCGATGATGCCGTGCCCGACAGCGTGGAGGGGCTGGCGGTTTCCGAACTGGACAAGGACCAGCAGGCGCTGCTGCTGACCGCGATCAGGACCTATGTCGGGGACATCACGGAACCCGAGGCCTCGGCCTACATGGCGAAATACACCGCCGAACTGCCCGAGACCTATCTGGGCTATAGCGGCACTGAGCAGATAAGCGCCGAGGACGACTACGTCCGGGTGCATGGTCCCTCGCTCTGGATCGAGTTCTCGCTGCAGTCGAACAAATCGACCGAAAAGGTCGGCAACCATCCCCATTCGGTCTGGCGTGACCTGACCAACGATTACGGAGGTCAGACCGAATGA
- a CDS encoding LacI family DNA-binding transcriptional regulator, protein MTAEMKSEPTLKDIARRAQVSVAAVSKVLNNRPGVSSATREHVLKVIEESGYRGRSGRAGALAPVSLLTLEQYVTHDSFYGEILSGMNLLAARAGLDLQLQVFHRVEEMSRPGALDGLDGPALLVGVDQPNIIDAVVARNVPAVIVNGMDRSMRLSSVSPDYHFGAWQATRHLLDLGHREIIHVTHPWRESIRRRIDGFRNALEEEGIAFHPDRHLIDLGAPENISIAARSIVAKVLKDRKPRPTAVFCLNDMVALGVIQAAQSQGLSVPEDLSVMGFDGLAVGSYSTPPLSSMLSDRTALARIAVDLLSARLADPAVPVQRVTTSVALGLRRSTAPPAG, encoded by the coding sequence ATGACAGCCGAGATGAAATCAGAGCCTACCCTGAAGGACATCGCCCGCCGTGCGCAGGTGTCGGTCGCGGCCGTGTCGAAGGTTCTGAACAATCGCCCCGGCGTCAGTTCGGCCACGCGGGAACATGTCCTGAAGGTGATCGAGGAAAGCGGCTATCGCGGTCGTTCGGGGCGGGCCGGGGCGCTGGCGCCGGTGTCGCTTCTGACGCTGGAACAATATGTCACCCACGATTCCTTTTACGGCGAGATCCTGTCGGGGATGAACCTGCTGGCGGCGCGGGCCGGGCTGGACCTGCAATTGCAGGTCTTCCACCGGGTCGAGGAAATGTCCCGCCCCGGCGCGCTGGACGGGCTGGACGGGCCGGCGTTGCTGGTCGGGGTCGACCAGCCCAACATCATCGACGCCGTGGTAGCGCGGAATGTGCCGGCGGTGATCGTCAACGGCATGGACCGCAGCATGCGGCTGAGCAGCGTCTCGCCGGATTACCATTTCGGGGCCTGGCAGGCGACCCGGCATCTGCTGGATCTGGGGCACCGCGAAATCATCCACGTCACCCACCCCTGGCGCGAATCCATCCGGCGCCGGATCGACGGCTTCCGCAACGCGCTGGAAGAAGAAGGCATCGCCTTTCATCCCGACCGCCACCTGATCGACCTCGGGGCGCCGGAAAACATCTCGATCGCGGCCCGGTCCATCGTGGCCAAGGTCCTGAAGGACCGCAAGCCGCGCCCCACGGCCGTCTTCTGCCTGAACGACATGGTGGCCCTCGGCGTCATCCAGGCGGCGCAGTCGCAGGGACTTTCGGTGCCAGAGGATCTGTCGGTCATGGGCTTCGACGGGCTGGCGGTCGGCAGTTATTCCACGCCGCCGCTGTCCAGCATGTTGTCGGATCGCACGGCGCTGGCGCGCATCGCGGTCGACCTGCTGTCGGCGCGGCTGGCCGATCCGGCAGTCCCGGTGCAGCGCGTCACGACCAGCGTGGCGTTGGGGCTGCGCCGTTCGACGGCCCCGCCGGCGGGCTAA
- a CDS encoding glycoside hydrolase family 88 protein, protein MIENQKTSYFAGDDALDDPSAAVSSTQGFQDALDRCLHRVRAGLSTAGLRNPRIGLGGNRWAYCDGPDWVMGFFSGQLWLCYQLSGDATFARAAQMRRPQFREVLDNRRARDHDLGFVFSLHSVADWKLTGDPTARAMGIEAARALVARFREEGHYIQAWNPTGPEDRTRSRFANGRMIADTIQNLALLHWAHRETGVEDFREVADLHEETSRKYLVREDDTTFHCFLFDPASGEPLRGETHQGHADASCWARGQAWLIHGFANCHRLTGNPAAFDAALRLARKAEALIGPTGLAPWDYALPRDAGHPVDSSAVAVTAAGVLLLADAATGEDATRLRAFGHRLLQDLLDHCDLTRTPGAEGLLAHGAAHVPAGREDAMLPYGDYYFMEALMRARGHRDFFW, encoded by the coding sequence ATGATCGAAAATCAGAAGACATCCTATTTCGCAGGTGACGACGCGCTTGACGACCCGTCGGCTGCGGTTTCATCGACGCAAGGTTTCCAGGATGCGCTGGACCGGTGCCTGCATCGGGTGCGCGCCGGTCTGTCGACCGCAGGGCTGCGCAATCCGCGCATCGGCCTGGGCGGGAACCGCTGGGCCTATTGCGATGGGCCCGATTGGGTCATGGGCTTCTTCTCTGGTCAATTGTGGCTGTGCTATCAACTCAGCGGCGATGCCACCTTTGCCCGCGCGGCACAGATGCGCCGGCCGCAATTCCGCGAGGTGCTCGACAATCGGCGGGCGCGGGATCACGACCTGGGCTTTGTCTTTTCGCTGCATTCCGTCGCCGACTGGAAGCTGACCGGGGATCCCACGGCACGCGCCATGGGGATCGAGGCGGCGCGCGCCCTGGTGGCGCGGTTCCGCGAAGAGGGGCATTATATTCAGGCCTGGAACCCGACCGGCCCCGAGGATCGCACGCGGTCCCGTTTCGCCAATGGCCGCATGATCGCCGACACGATCCAGAACCTTGCCCTGCTGCATTGGGCGCACCGGGAAACCGGCGTCGAGGATTTCCGCGAGGTCGCCGATCTGCACGAGGAAACATCGCGCAAGTATCTGGTGCGCGAGGACGACACGACCTTCCATTGCTTCCTGTTCGACCCGGCCAGCGGCGAACCCCTTCGGGGCGAAACCCATCAGGGCCATGCCGATGCATCCTGCTGGGCGCGCGGGCAGGCGTGGCTGATCCACGGGTTTGCAAACTGTCACCGGCTGACGGGCAACCCTGCGGCCTTCGACGCCGCCCTGCGCCTGGCGCGCAAGGCCGAGGCGCTGATCGGCCCGACCGGTCTGGCGCCCTGGGATTACGCCTTGCCGCGCGATGCGGGCCACCCGGTCGACAGTTCCGCCGTGGCCGTGACGGCCGCCGGTGTGCTGCTGCTGGCCGATGCCGCAACGGGCGAAGACGCCACGCGTCTGCGCGCCTTCGGGCACCGGTTGTTGCAGGATCTTCTGGATCATTGCGACCTGACCCGAACCCCGGGCGCCGAAGGTCTGCTGGCCCATGGCGCGGCCCATGTGCCGGCCGGGCGCGAGGATGCGATGCTGCCATATGGGGATTACTACTTCATGGAGGCCCTGATGCGCGCGCGGGGGCATCGTGACTTTTTCTGGTGA
- the dctP gene encoding TRAP transporter substrate-binding protein DctP gives MTYHFTFRGLARPLAGVCAAATLLIGATGASAATYRFATNVSDDSTAGQLIQEFADSVAEKTEGRVTFKLFNNGVLGDQPQYFQQIQKGVIDAGLLNSGTLENVLPTVGVLNLPYIVRDTAEYEMVMTSPEVQEELFKDAAEKNFAPLGFIASGFRSIYTTEPAESMADLKGRKLRSIASPTYTEMLRLFGAVPTPLSFGELYAGLQQGVVDGAEGGLGGLYVAKFGEVAKYALKTNQTRLSDFVVTSTKFREKVGAEDLEIVEAAFEEVSLKSIAFADNVEAEQLQKAVDEMGVTVVDVDIAPFIAAVEPMYTEAQSDPDKKSLIETIFAIEDRSF, from the coding sequence ATGACATATCACTTCACGTTCCGCGGGCTTGCCAGGCCTCTGGCCGGGGTCTGCGCTGCCGCGACCCTGCTGATCGGCGCGACCGGGGCCAGCGCGGCCACCTATCGGTTCGCCACCAATGTCTCGGATGACAGCACCGCAGGCCAGCTGATTCAGGAATTCGCGGATTCGGTCGCGGAAAAGACCGAAGGGCGCGTCACCTTCAAGCTGTTCAACAACGGCGTGCTTGGCGATCAGCCGCAGTATTTCCAGCAGATCCAGAAAGGCGTGATCGACGCCGGGCTGCTGAATTCGGGCACGTTGGAAAACGTCCTGCCGACCGTCGGGGTGCTGAACCTGCCCTATATCGTGCGCGACACAGCCGAATACGAAATGGTCATGACCTCGCCAGAGGTGCAGGAAGAACTGTTCAAGGACGCCGCGGAAAAGAACTTCGCCCCGCTCGGCTTCATCGCCTCGGGCTTCCGGTCGATCTACACGACCGAACCCGCCGAAAGCATGGCCGACCTGAAGGGCCGCAAGCTGCGCTCCATCGCCAGCCCGACCTATACCGAGATGCTGCGCCTATTCGGGGCCGTGCCCACCCCGCTGTCCTTCGGCGAACTTTATGCCGGTCTGCAGCAGGGCGTCGTTGACGGCGCCGAAGGTGGCCTTGGCGGTCTTTATGTCGCGAAGTTCGGCGAAGTGGCGAAGTACGCCCTGAAGACGAACCAGACCCGGCTGAGCGATTTCGTGGTCACCTCGACCAAGTTCCGCGAAAAGGTCGGCGCCGAGGATCTGGAGATCGTCGAAGCCGCGTTTGAGGAGGTCAGCCTGAAATCCATCGCCTTCGCCGACAACGTCGAAGCCGAACAGCTGCAAAAAGCTGTCGACGAGATGGGCGTCACGGTGGTCGATGTCGACATCGCCCCCTTCATCGCGGCGGTCGAGCCGATGTATACGGAAGCCCAGAGCGATCCCGACAAGAAGTCGCTGATCGAGACCATCTTCGCAATCGAAGACCGGTCCTTCTGA
- a CDS encoding TRAP transporter large permease, whose amino-acid sequence MTETVLNPAQAGYLDRFSRGIGKIITLVLALLLAAMVVAIAWQVLARYVLNAPSMYSEEFLRFSLVWLGFIAAGYAFATRSHLNLPLLIEMLPTRGQTFMAFFNALLTLTFGVVLVYGGWSSMTSSGGMMTPMLQIPTAVLQSVVAISGVMIAATQASYILSRLRAAPAIWPILVTAILVLAVIGSGIALLWQSAWMMNAVSDNLEVVSALVLFITFLIFLLMGSPIAIGLAFAGILTLGLQLDLASAFSTVGETMFNGLDSFGFLALPFFILAGNIMNATGLARRLIDFAMLVGGRIPGSLWQANVLANMLFGTLSGSGIAAATAIGGIINPVAREKNYDMAMTTAVNAASAPTGMLIPPSGALIVYSLITGGSASIIALFMAGYMPGLIMGGAVMFVAWRYARRHGYKPEVTSVALGDAMRVFLRAAPSLLLVVIVISGILGGAFTAIEGSGIAVVYSLVLALVYGGLNLSKLFDILVQTAIVSGIILFLISCSTMMSWSMTFASIPDTVGQLLTSISENKYVILLMINVVLLVVGVFMDMSPAMLIFTPIFYPVVTALGVDPVHFGVILVYNLSLGVVTPPVGTVLFVSCSISGEKIGDVLRPFLPIFALQLAGLIVVTFIPAVTMFIPRLFGL is encoded by the coding sequence ATGACCGAGACCGTACTCAATCCGGCGCAGGCCGGATATCTCGACCGTTTCAGCCGCGGCATCGGTAAGATCATCACGCTGGTGCTGGCCCTGCTGCTGGCCGCCATGGTGGTGGCGATCGCCTGGCAGGTCCTGGCCCGCTATGTCCTGAATGCCCCCAGCATGTATTCCGAGGAATTCCTGCGCTTCAGCCTGGTCTGGCTGGGGTTCATCGCGGCGGGCTACGCCTTTGCGACCCGCAGCCACCTGAACCTGCCGTTGCTGATCGAAATGCTGCCGACGCGCGGCCAGACCTTCATGGCCTTCTTCAATGCGCTTCTGACCCTGACCTTCGGCGTCGTGCTGGTCTACGGGGGCTGGTCCAGCATGACATCGAGCGGCGGCATGATGACCCCGATGCTGCAGATCCCGACAGCAGTCCTGCAATCGGTGGTCGCCATCAGCGGCGTCATGATCGCGGCGACGCAAGCCTCCTACATCCTCTCCCGTCTGCGCGCCGCCCCCGCGATCTGGCCCATCCTCGTCACGGCAATTCTGGTCCTGGCCGTGATCGGCTCCGGCATCGCCCTGCTCTGGCAATCGGCATGGATGATGAACGCCGTCTCGGACAACCTCGAGGTCGTCTCGGCGCTGGTCCTCTTCATCACCTTCCTGATCTTCCTGCTGATGGGCAGCCCGATTGCCATCGGGCTGGCCTTTGCCGGCATCCTGACGCTAGGGCTGCAACTCGACCTTGCCTCGGCCTTCAGCACCGTGGGCGAGACGATGTTCAACGGGCTCGACAGCTTTGGCTTCCTGGCGTTGCCCTTCTTCATCCTGGCCGGGAACATCATGAACGCCACCGGACTTGCGCGGCGCCTGATCGACTTTGCCATGCTGGTCGGTGGGCGTATTCCGGGCAGCCTCTGGCAGGCCAATGTGCTGGCCAACATGCTGTTCGGCACCCTGTCGGGTTCCGGTATCGCGGCGGCGACGGCCATCGGCGGCATCATCAACCCGGTGGCGCGTGAAAAGAACTACGACATGGCCATGACCACGGCCGTCAACGCGGCCTCGGCCCCCACGGGCATGCTGATCCCGCCTTCGGGCGCGCTGATCGTCTATTCGCTGATCACCGGCGGCAGTGCCTCGATCATCGCCCTGTTCATGGCCGGTTACATGCCCGGTCTGATCATGGGCGGCGCGGTGATGTTCGTCGCCTGGCGCTATGCCCGGCGCCACGGTTACAAGCCCGAGGTGACTTCGGTCGCCCTCGGCGACGCCATGCGGGTCTTCCTGCGGGCGGCGCCCAGCCTGCTGCTGGTGGTCATCGTCATCTCCGGCATTCTCGGCGGCGCCTTCACAGCCATCGAAGGCTCCGGCATTGCGGTGGTCTATTCGCTGGTGCTGGCGCTGGTCTATGGCGGGCTTAACCTGTCCAAGCTTTTCGACATCCTGGTGCAAACCGCCATCGTCTCCGGCATCATCCTGTTCCTGATCTCCTGCTCGACGATGATGAGCTGGTCGATGACCTTTGCCTCGATCCCCGACACGGTGGGGCAGCTGCTGACCTCGATCAGTGAAAACAAGTACGTCATCCTGCTGATGATCAATGTGGTGCTGCTGGTCGTCGGGGTTTTCATGGACATGTCGCCCGCGATGCTGATCTTCACGCCGATCTTCTATCCGGTGGTGACGGCGCTCGGGGTCGATCCGGTGCATTTCGGGGTGATCCTGGTCTACAACCTTTCGCTCGGGGTGGTGACGCCGCCGGTGGGCACGGTGCTGTTCGTTTCCTGCTCGATCAGCGGTGAAAAGATCGGTGACGTGCTGCGTCCCTTCCTGCCGATCTTCGCGCTGCAACTGGCCGGGCTGATTGTCGTGACCTTCATCCCCGCCGTGACCATGTTCATCCCGCGGCTGTTCGGCCTGTGA